The Streptomyces sp. NBC_00306 sequence CTTGCGGCGGCCTCACACCACTCTGAATCGTCACTGTGCGTAGCGGAAGAGCTGCTCCCGGGAGTCACCGGTATGAGCGACGGGGATATTCACAAGTGGCTAGTTGTCCACAGTTTTTCAGCGAGATCCACACGTTTTTCCAGCGCGCTCCACTGTGATTCCACCCGCGCTCTTCGTGGGTGGCCGGAATCACAGATCTCGTAAGCAAGCGAGATCGAAAGTAAGAAGGGGTTGGAGATCGTGGCTGGATCCATCACATCGCAGAGGATGCCCGGTGCCGAAGGCCGGCGGGACGGGCCCCTGATCGTCACCGAGGACCTCGAACTGCTGGACGATCTGCTGCGGCTGTGCGCAGCGGCCGGCGCCGAGCCCGACGTCCACCACTCGGTGCCGGAGCGCGGGGGCGGCTGGGAAGGCGCCCCGCTGGTCCTGGTCGGCGACGACGCGGCGGCACGCTGCCGGGGCGCCACCCGACGGCAGGGTGTGCTGCTCGTCGGGCGTGACCAGGACGACCCGGACGTCTGGCGGCGGGCGGTGGAGATCGGAGCCGACTGTGTGCTGCGGCTGCCGGACGCCGAGAGCTGGCTCCTGGACCGGATCGCGGACGTCGTCGAGGGCGTCGGGGAGCAGGCGCTGACCGTCGGCGTCATGGGCGGCCGGGGAGGCGCGGGGGCGTCCACGCTGGCCTGTGCGCTGGCGGTGTCCGCGGCCAGGACGGGCCGGCGGACCATGCTCGTCGACGGCGATCCGCTCGGAGGAGGCGTCGATGTGCTGCTCGGCGGGGAGCAGGCGGAAGGGAGAAGGTGGCCGGATTTCGCCGCGTCCAAGGGACGGGTCGCCGGCGGCGCGCTGGAGGAGTCCCTTCCGGAGCTCCACCAGCTCCGGGTTCTGAGCTGGGATCGTGGCGATTCCGTGGTGGTTCCGCCGGAGGCGATGCGCTCCGTTCTTGCCGCGGCCCGCAGGCGGGGCGGTGTGGTGGTCGTGGATCTCCCGCGCCGGGTGGACGAAGCAGTGGCGGAAGCGCTGGCCCAGCTGGATCTCGGGCTGTTGGTCGTTCCGGGCGAGCTGCGGGCGGTCGCCGCGGCGAACCGCGTGGCGTCGGCGGTGGGCATGGTGCTCCAGGACCTGAGGGTCGTGGTGCGCGGGCCGTACGCCTCGGGACTGGACGACCAGTGGGTGGCCGACGCGCTCGGCCTGCCTCTCGCGGGTGAACTGCCGCTGGACGCGGGACTGTTTGCCGCCCAGGACCAGGGCGCACCGCCCGGCGGTGGGCGTGGCCCGCTGTCGCGGTTCTGCGCGGCCTTCTGGGACCGGGCGCTGGCGGGGGGTGTCTCATGAGCACCGGACTGCTGGATGCCGTACGACAGCGGCTCGCGGAGAGCGGCGCCGAGCCCACCCCGGCCAGGGTCGCGGCAGCGCTGCGGGCGCAGGGGCGGCTGCTGGGAGACACCGAAGTGCTCGGCGGCACCGAGACATTGCGCTGTGAGCTGGTGGGGACCGGGCCCTTGGAGCCCTTGCTGGCGGACCCGGCCGTGACGGATGTGCTGGTGTCCGCCCCCGATCGGGTGTGGGTGGACCGGGGGTGCGGTCTCGAACTCACCGGTGTGACGTTCGCGGACGCCGCATCGGTGCGCCGGCTGGCCCAGCGGCTCGCGGCGGTGGCGGAGCGGCGACTGGACGACGCCCGGCCGTGGGTCGATGCCCGGCTTCCCGACGGGACGCGGATGCATGCGGTGATCCCGCCGGTGGCGGTGGGTTCGACGTGTCTGGCACTGCGTGTGGTGCGTCCGCGGGCGTTCTCGGTGGAAGAGCTGGTCGCCGCGGGGACCGTGCCGCCGGGAGGTGACCGGCTGCTGCGGGCCCTGATCGACGCCCGACTGTCCTTCCTGATCAGCGGCGGTACGGGCACAGGGAAAACCACGCTGCTGTCCAGCCTTCTCGGACTGGTGGGGGAGCGGGAGCGGATCGTGCTGGCCGAGGACTCGGCCGAACTGCGGCCCGACCATCCGCACGTCGTGCGGCTCGAATCCCGTACGGCGAACCAGGAGGGCGCGGGCCTGGTCACGTTGCGGGACCTGGTGCGCCAGGCCCTGCGCATGCGGCCGGACCGGTTGGTGGTGGGGGAGGTCCGCGGAGCGGAGGTCACCGAGCTGCTGGCGGCCTTGAACACCGGACACGAAGGCGGCTGCGGCACTGTCCACGCGAATGCGGCATCGGATGTGCCGGCCCGGCTGGAGGCGCTCGGCACGGCTGCGGGGCTCGACCGGGCGGCCCTGCACAGCCAGTTGGCCGCCGCTCTCTCGGTGGTGATCCATCTCGTGCGGGACCGCGGCGGGCTGCGGCGGATCGCCGAGGTGCATGTGCTGGAGCGGGATGCCGCGGGTCTGGTGAGGACGGTGCCCGCGTTGCGGTGGGGTGCGGAGGCGTTCGCGTACGACCGGGGCTGGGAGCGGCTGCGGCCGCTGATCGGGGGTGCAGTGTGAACGCGGGCGAGCCGATGTATGCGGCAGCGGTGTGCGTCGGGGCGGCAGCCTGGCTCACGGCGGGCCGGGAGCGGGGTCTGACACGAGCAAAGCTGCTCTTCGCCGGTGGCGGCGCGCCGGAGCCGTGGTGGACGTGGCAACGGCTGCTGCCTGTACTGCGGTTGCGACGTGAGTGGCTGTGTCTGCCGGTGGCGATGCTGCTGGCCGTGCTGGGGGAGTCGGTGCTGCCGCTGATGGCAGGCGCGGCGGCCGTGCCGCTGGTGAAGAGGCAACTGGCGGCCAGAGAGCGGGTGAGGGCGCGGGAGCTGCGGGCCGAGGGAGTGATCACGCTGTGCGGCGCAGTGGCAGGGGAACTGCGGGCCGGTATGCAGCCGGGGCAGGCGCTGCTGTTCGGTACGAGGTCCACGGACGCCTTGGGTGCTTCGGAGGGCGCGGTGGTGGCAGCGGCGCGATTCGGCGGTGATGTGCCGCAGGCCCTGCGGGAAGCGGCGCGTGAGCCTGGTGCGGACGGGCTGGCAGGGGTCGCTGCCTGCTGGCGCGTGGCTGTGGACAGCGGTGCGGGCCTTGCGGCGGGCCTCGACCGGCTGGAGGCGGCTCTGCGGGCGGATCGGGGCCAACGGGAGGACGTGCGTACTCAGTTGGCTGGCGCTCGGTCGACCATCGGGCTGCTGGCGCTGCTTCCCGTCGTGGGCCTGGCCATGGGCTGGGCGCTGGGTGCCGATCCGCTGCGGGTGCTGCTCCACACCCCGGCCGGTCTGATGTGCCTGCTCGTCGGCGGGCTGCTGGAGGCGGCCGGGCTCTGGTGGGCCGCGCGGATCGTGCGGAAGGGGCAGGGCGCATGACCGCGGAGGTTGTCCACAGGCTGGGGGCAGTGTTGTGCGTTCTCTCCGCAGCTGCGTTCCTCGGATTCACGGTGGCGGGCCGACGCCAGGAGCGCAGGACGCACCGGCGGGTCGCAGGGCTGCTGGCTCTGGAACGCGAACGTCGGCGCCGGTGGCCGAAGGACACTCTGTGGGCGAGACGTTGGGCGGCTCCCCTGGGTGCGCTGATCATTGGATACGTCCTCGTCGGCGGATGGCTCGGCGGCGCGGTCGGATTGGCAGCCGCGTACGGCGTACGGCGCGTACAACTGAACCGCGCACCGGGCCCTGATGCCGGGGACGCCGCGGGCCTGCGCGATGTGCGGCAACTGCCGCTGGCGGCCGACTTGCTGGCCGCGTGCATCTCGGCCGGAGCGGGGCCACGTGAGGCGGCCGAGGCGGTCGGCGAATCAATCGGCGGGCCTGTCGGCGAGCGGCTCGTACGTGCGGCGGCCGAGCTGAGGCTCGGCGGTGAACCGGCCCGCGCGTGGGGGGCGTTCGCGCAGATACCGGGCGCTCAGG is a genomic window containing:
- a CDS encoding type II secretion system F family protein, with the translated sequence MYAAAVCVGAAAWLTAGRERGLTRAKLLFAGGGAPEPWWTWQRLLPVLRLRREWLCLPVAMLLAVLGESVLPLMAGAAAVPLVKRQLAARERVRARELRAEGVITLCGAVAGELRAGMQPGQALLFGTRSTDALGASEGAVVAAARFGGDVPQALREAAREPGADGLAGVAACWRVAVDSGAGLAAGLDRLEAALRADRGQREDVRTQLAGARSTIGLLALLPVVGLAMGWALGADPLRVLLHTPAGLMCLLVGGLLEAAGLWWAARIVRKGQGA
- a CDS encoding TadA family conjugal transfer-associated ATPase, giving the protein MSTGLLDAVRQRLAESGAEPTPARVAAALRAQGRLLGDTEVLGGTETLRCELVGTGPLEPLLADPAVTDVLVSAPDRVWVDRGCGLELTGVTFADAASVRRLAQRLAAVAERRLDDARPWVDARLPDGTRMHAVIPPVAVGSTCLALRVVRPRAFSVEELVAAGTVPPGGDRLLRALIDARLSFLISGGTGTGKTTLLSSLLGLVGERERIVLAEDSAELRPDHPHVVRLESRTANQEGAGLVTLRDLVRQALRMRPDRLVVGEVRGAEVTELLAALNTGHEGGCGTVHANAASDVPARLEALGTAAGLDRAALHSQLAAALSVVIHLVRDRGGLRRIAEVHVLERDAAGLVRTVPALRWGAEAFAYDRGWERLRPLIGGAV
- the ssd gene encoding septum site-determining protein Ssd, which translates into the protein MPGAEGRRDGPLIVTEDLELLDDLLRLCAAAGAEPDVHHSVPERGGGWEGAPLVLVGDDAAARCRGATRRQGVLLVGRDQDDPDVWRRAVEIGADCVLRLPDAESWLLDRIADVVEGVGEQALTVGVMGGRGGAGASTLACALAVSAARTGRRTMLVDGDPLGGGVDVLLGGEQAEGRRWPDFAASKGRVAGGALEESLPELHQLRVLSWDRGDSVVVPPEAMRSVLAAARRRGGVVVVDLPRRVDEAVAEALAQLDLGLLVVPGELRAVAAANRVASAVGMVLQDLRVVVRGPYASGLDDQWVADALGLPLAGELPLDAGLFAAQDQGAPPGGGRGPLSRFCAAFWDRALAGGVS
- a CDS encoding type II secretion system F family protein, with protein sequence MTAEVVHRLGAVLCVLSAAAFLGFTVAGRRQERRTHRRVAGLLALERERRRRWPKDTLWARRWAAPLGALIIGYVLVGGWLGGAVGLAAAYGVRRVQLNRAPGPDAGDAAGLRDVRQLPLAADLLAACISAGAGPREAAEAVGESIGGPVGERLVRAAAELRLGGEPARAWGAFAQIPGAQELARCLERADSTGAPAAEPVSRLAGRLRADRSRKTAAEGRRAQVMITAPVGLCFLPAFLAVGVAPVVIGLADGLLNSN